A part of Podarcis muralis chromosome 15, rPodMur119.hap1.1, whole genome shotgun sequence genomic DNA contains:
- the JAM3 gene encoding junctional adhesion molecule C — MALRRRALLLLLLLPMFRYRILAVELFSTDLNPVVQEFYRAELSCIITSTKTVNPRIEWKKIAGKDTSYVYFDHKMQGDWVDRAELHGRTSLVIHNVTRADKGIYRCEVAAPEDTHIGAEININLTVHVKPVAPKCRVPQSVPVGKSATLHCQEKEGFPEPTYKWYRNGETLPLDSKSSSKFQNSSFTMNTKTGTLVFSEVQKGDTGRYTCRATNAVGDAWCEEMEMEVYDLNIAGIVGGVMVVLAVLLLTTVGICCAYRKGLFVNNKQNGNSYKTPAKPDGVNYIRTDEEGDFRHKSSFVI, encoded by the exons ATGGCGCTCAGGCGGCGGGcgctccttctcctgctgttgCTTCCCATGTTCC GCTACAGAATCTTGGCCGTAGAgctgttttccactgacttgAACCCCGTGGTGCAGGAATTTTACC GTGCTGAGCTTTCCTGCATCATCACTTCCACCAAGACAGTCAATCCTAGGATTGAATGGAAGAAAATTGCGGGCAAGGACACAAGCTACGTGTATTTTGACCACAAGATGCAGG GAGACTGGGTGGACCGTGCAGAGCTCCATGGGAGGACATCACTGGTCATCCACAATGTGACCCGTGCAGATAAAGGCATCTACCGGTGCGAGGTTGCGGCTCCTGAAGACACGCATATTGGAGCTGAGATCAACATCAACCTGACAGTTCATG TGAAACCAGTGGCCCCAAAGTGCCGAGTGCCCCAGTCGGTGCCCGTGGGTAAATCTGCTACTCTCCACTGCCAGGAAAAGGAAGGCTTCCCCGAACCAACTTACAAATGGTACCGTAATGGTGAAACTTTGCCTCTTGACTCCAAATCCAGCTCCAAATTCCAGAATTCCTCCTTCACTATGAACACAAAAACGGGCACGTTG GTCTTCAGCGAAGTGCAAAAAGGAGACACGGGCCGTTACACCTGTAGAGCGACGAATGCCGTGGGTGATGCCTGGTGCGAGGAGATGGAGATGGAAGTCT ATGACCTTAACATTGCTGGGATTGTTGGAGGGGTCATGGTGGTCCTCGCTGTCCTCTTGCTGACTACAGTGGGAATCTGCTGCGCATACAGGAAGGGATTATTTGTGAACAACAAGCAAAATGGAAATAG CTACAAGACTCCAGCGAAGCCAGACGGCGTGAACTACATCCGCACAGATGAAGAG GGTGACTTCAGGCACAAGTCCTCATTCGTGATATGA